One window of Sinorhizobium fredii NGR234 genomic DNA carries:
- a CDS encoding TIGR02186 family protein — translation MRALARLVLFAAALTVCGPVAAQSLEREVGDFTEKLEIGISTDEISITSDFRGADLTIFGAIDGFDADLLAQGKYNIIVVLEGPKDNATVRKKQRVFGIWVNTQSMTFELVPEAYSLSSTRDIATIAPPRDIANMGIGVDHMRLVPLGFIGDGSSLGEFRNAFRRIREESGVYQRDPGGVQFISSSLFKASVRLPANVPNGIHVVRAYLFRDGLFVAAKALPLRVVKTGLEQAITRAAHEQPLIYGFLAVTLAAITGWGASLLFRKE, via the coding sequence ATGCGCGCGCTCGCCCGTCTCGTCCTGTTTGCTGCCGCTTTGACGGTTTGCGGGCCGGTGGCGGCGCAGTCGCTCGAGCGGGAAGTCGGGGACTTCACCGAAAAGCTCGAGATCGGCATCTCGACGGACGAGATTTCCATCACCTCCGATTTCCGCGGTGCCGACCTGACGATCTTCGGCGCCATCGACGGCTTCGACGCCGACCTTCTCGCCCAGGGCAAGTACAACATCATCGTCGTGCTCGAAGGGCCGAAGGACAATGCAACGGTACGCAAGAAGCAGCGTGTCTTCGGGATCTGGGTCAACACCCAGTCGATGACCTTCGAGCTGGTGCCGGAGGCTTATTCGCTGTCGAGCACGCGTGACATCGCGACGATCGCACCGCCGCGCGACATCGCCAATATGGGCATCGGCGTCGACCACATGCGGCTGGTGCCGCTCGGCTTCATCGGCGACGGCAGCAGCCTCGGCGAGTTCCGCAACGCGTTTCGGCGCATCCGCGAGGAGAGCGGCGTCTACCAGCGCGATCCGGGCGGCGTGCAGTTCATCAGTTCGAGCCTGTTCAAGGCATCGGTCCGCCTCCCGGCCAATGTCCCGAACGGCATTCATGTGGTGCGCGCCTATCTCTTCCGCGACGGCCTCTTCGTCGCCGCCAAGGCCCTGCCGCTCCGGGTGGTGAAAACCGGCCTCGAACAGGCGATCACCCGCGCCGCGCACGAGCAGCCGCTCATCTACGGCTTTCTGGCCGTGACACTCGCGGCGATCACCGGCTGGGGCGCGAGCCTGCTGTTCCGCAAGGAGTGA
- a CDS encoding sulfite exporter TauE/SafE family protein, producing the protein MTVYLPIAELSVNIFIILGMGAAVGFLSGMFGVGGGFLITPLLIFYNIPPVVAVATGANQVVASSISGAITHFRRGTIDIKLGTVLLCGGLVGATLGVWLFSLLRSIGQLDLVISLLYVVLLGSVGGLMLWESIGAMRKAARNQPTQLRRPGQHNWIHGLPLKMRFKKSKIYLSVIPVATLGFSIGILTSIMGVGGGFIMVPAMIYLLRIPTSVVVGTSLFQIVFVSAYTVIVQASTNYTVDIVLAFVLMIAGVIGAQYGVRVGQRLRGEQLRALLALLVLAVGIRLAIELIIPPKDIYSVVSAGFGF; encoded by the coding sequence GTGACGGTCTATCTGCCCATTGCAGAATTGTCGGTGAACATATTCATCATTCTCGGCATGGGCGCGGCCGTCGGTTTTCTGTCGGGCATGTTCGGGGTGGGCGGCGGCTTCCTGATCACGCCTCTCCTGATCTTCTACAACATTCCGCCGGTGGTGGCGGTGGCGACCGGGGCGAACCAGGTGGTCGCCTCATCGATCTCCGGAGCGATCACCCATTTCCGGCGCGGCACGATCGACATCAAGCTCGGAACGGTGCTGCTCTGCGGCGGTCTCGTCGGCGCGACCCTGGGTGTCTGGCTGTTTTCGCTGCTGCGCAGCATCGGCCAGCTCGATCTCGTCATTTCGCTGCTCTACGTCGTCTTGCTCGGCTCGGTCGGCGGCTTGATGCTCTGGGAGAGCATCGGCGCGATGCGCAAGGCGGCCAGGAACCAGCCGACTCAGTTGCGCCGGCCCGGCCAGCACAACTGGATCCACGGCCTGCCGCTGAAGATGCGCTTCAAGAAGTCGAAGATCTATCTGAGCGTCATCCCGGTCGCCACGCTCGGCTTCTCAATCGGCATCCTCACGTCGATCATGGGTGTCGGCGGCGGTTTCATCATGGTGCCGGCGATGATCTATCTCCTGCGCATCCCGACCAGCGTCGTCGTCGGGACCTCGCTGTTCCAGATCGTCTTCGTCTCGGCCTATACTGTGATCGTCCAGGCCTCGACCAATTATACGGTCGACATCGTGCTGGCCTTCGTCCTGATGATCGCCGGCGTCATCGGCGCGCAATACGGCGTGCGGGTCGGCCAGCGGCTGCGCGGCGAGCAGTTGCGGGCCCTTCTGGCGCTGCTCGTGCTTGCGGTCGGCATCCGCCTGGCGATCGAGCTCATCATTCCGCCGAAGGACATCTATTCGGTGGTTTCCGCGGGGTTCGGCTTCTGA